One genomic region from Candidatus Eisenbacteria bacterium encodes:
- a CDS encoding sigma-70 family RNA polymerase sigma factor, producing MLLREAEIVAAAQAGDPRARERIVLDHQKMVYNLALRLTRDPHEAEVVLQETFLQAFRSLRRFRSGSSLKTWIYRIATNEALQRLRRRRSGKLVNLDELEVDPEQDLSYAARALEGNPHQLLEDRELKRRLEAAIGELPPKHRAAFVLVDIEGLALKDAASHAGTTLAALKSDLHRARLFLRDRLAAYLEGRHRD from the coding sequence GTGCTGCTGAGAGAGGCCGAGATTGTCGCCGCGGCGCAAGCCGGAGATCCCCGCGCCCGCGAGCGGATCGTCCTCGATCACCAGAAGATGGTCTACAATCTCGCTCTGCGATTGACTCGCGATCCGCATGAAGCGGAGGTCGTCCTGCAGGAGACCTTTCTTCAGGCCTTCCGCTCGCTCCGTCGCTTCCGCTCCGGCTCCAGCCTGAAGACCTGGATCTACAGGATCGCGACCAACGAGGCCCTGCAGCGCTTGCGCCGCAGGCGGAGCGGCAAGCTCGTCAATCTGGATGAGCTGGAGGTCGATCCCGAGCAGGATCTCAGCTATGCCGCCCGCGCGCTGGAAGGGAACCCGCACCAGCTTCTCGAGGACCGCGAGCTCAAGCGGCGTCTGGAGGCCGCGATCGGGGAGCTGCCGCCCAAGCACCGGGCCGCATTCGTGCTGGTCGACATCGAGGGGCTGGCGCTAAAGGATGCCGCCTCTCATGCAGGGACGACCCTCGCCGCGCTGAAGAGCGATCTCCACAGGGCGCGGCTCTTTCTGAGGGATCGTCTCGCCGCCTATCTGGAGGGTCGCCATCGTGACTGA
- the trxA gene encoding thioredoxin, which produces MDIKKLFEKKVVPGRPEPVDDTNFNEEVLGSAVPVLVDFWAPWCAPCRLVGGLLEEIGPDYHGRMRILKLNIDENPQTAAKYGIQSIPTMILYKGGRPVDRIVGALPLRPLQERLEKHLPKKTATTGTTEP; this is translated from the coding sequence ATGGACATCAAGAAGCTGTTCGAGAAGAAGGTTGTGCCCGGCCGCCCGGAGCCGGTGGATGATACGAACTTCAACGAGGAAGTCCTCGGCTCGGCCGTGCCGGTCCTGGTCGACTTCTGGGCGCCCTGGTGCGCTCCCTGCCGGCTCGTCGGCGGGTTGCTCGAGGAGATCGGGCCGGACTACCACGGCCGGATGAGAATCCTCAAGCTCAACATCGACGAGAATCCGCAGACCGCCGCGAAGTACGGCATCCAGAGCATCCCGACCATGATCCTCTACAAGGGCGGCCGCCCGGTCGATCGGATCGTCGGCGCCCTGCCGCTTCGCCCGCTCCAGGAGCGCCTGGAGAAGCACCTTCCGAAGAAGACCGCGACGACCGGGACGACCGAGCCATGA